The following are from one region of the Mus caroli chromosome 13, CAROLI_EIJ_v1.1, whole genome shotgun sequence genome:
- the Tert gene encoding telomerase reverse transcriptase isoform X2, producing MTRAPRCPAVRSLLRSRYREVWPLATFVRRLGPEGRRLVQPGDPKIYRTLVAQCLVCVPWGSQPPPADLSFHQVSSLKELVARVVQRLCERNERNVLAFGFELLNEARGGPPMAFTSSVRSYLPNTVIETLRVSGAWMLLLSRVGDDLLVYLLAHCALYLLVPPSCAYQVCGSPLYQICATTDIWPSVSASYRPTRPVGRNVTNLRFLQQIKSSSHQEAPKPLALPSRGTKRHSSLTSTSVPSAKKARCYPAPRVEEGPHRQVVPTPSGKSWVPSPAWSPEVPTADKNLSSKGKASNLSLSGSLCCKHKPSSTSLLSPPRQNAFQLRPFTETRHFLYSRGDGQERLNPSFLLSNLQPNLTGARRLVEIIFLGSRPRTSGPLCRTHRLSRRYWQMRPLFQQLLVNHAECQYVRLLRSHCSFRTANRQVTDALNTSPTHLMDLLRLHSSPWQVYGFLRACLCKVVSASLWGTRHNERRFFKNLKKFISLGKYGKLSLQELMWKMKVEDCHWLRSSPGKDCVPAAEHRLRERILATFLFWLMDTYVVQLLRSFFYITESTFQKNRLLFYRKSVWSKLQSIGIRQHLERVRLRELTQEEVRHHQDTWLAMPICRLRFIPKPNGLRPIVNMSYSMGTRALGRRKQAQHFTQRLKTLFSMLNYERTKHPHLMGSSVLGMNDIYRTWRAFVLRVRALDQTPRMYFVKADVAGAYDAIPQGKLVEVVANMIRHSESTYCIRQYAVVRRDSQGQVHKSFRRQVTTLSDLQPYMGQFLKHLQDSDASALRNSVVIEQSISMNESSSSLFDFFLHFLRHSVVKIGDRCYTQCQGIPQGSSLSTLLCSLCFGDMENKLFAEVQRDGLLLRFIDDFLLVTPHLDQAKAFLSTLVRGVPEYGCMINLQKTVVNFPVETGALGGAAPYQLPAHCLFPWCGLLLDTQTLEVFCDYSGYAQTSIKTSLTFQSVFKAGKTMRNKLLSVLRLKCHGLFLDLQVNSLQTVCINIYKIFLLQAYRFHACVIQLPFDQHVRKNLTFFLGIIASQASCCYAILKVKNPGMTLKAKGASGSFPPEAAHWLCYQAFLLKLAAHSVIYKCLLGPLRTAQKQLCRKLPEVTMTILKAAADPALSTDFQTILD from the exons ATGACCCGCGCTCCTCGTTGCCCCGCGGTGCGCTCTCTGCTGCGCAGCCGATACCGGGAGGTGTGGCCGCTGGCAACCTTTGTGCGGCGCCTGGGGCCGGAGGGCAGGCGGCTTGTGCAGCCCGGGGACCCGAAGATCTACCGCACTTTGGTTGCCCAATGCCTAGTGTGCGTGCCCTGGGGCTCACAGCCTCCACCTGCCGACCTTTCCTTCCACCAG GTGTCATCCCTGAAAGAGCTGGTGGCCAGGGTTGTGCAGAGACTCTGCGAGCGCAACGAGAGGAACGTGCTGGCTTTTGGCTTTGAGCTGCTTAACGAGGCCAGAGGCGGGCCTCCCATGGCCTTCACTAGTAGCGTGCGTAGCTACTTGCCCAACACTGTTATTGAGACCCTGCGTGTCAGTGGTGCATGGATGCTACTGTTGAGCCGAGTGGGTGACGACCTGCTGGTCTACCTGCTGGCACACTGTGCTCTTTACCTTCTGGTGCCCCCAAGCTGTGCCTACCAGGTGTGTGGGTCTCCCCTGTACCAAATTTGTGCCACCACGGATATCTGGCCCTCTGTGTCCGCTAGTTACAGGCCCACTCGACCCGTGGGCAGGAATGTCACAAACCTTAGGTTCTTACAACAGATCAAGAGCAGTAGTCACCAGGAAGCACCGAAACCCCTGGCCTTGCCATCGAGAGGTACGAAGAGGCATTCGAGTCTCACCAGTACAAGTGTGCCTTCAGCTAAGAAGGCCAGATGCTATCCTGCCCCGAGAGTGGAGGAGGGACCCCACAGGCAGGTGGTACCAACCCCATCAGGCAAATCATGGGTGCCAAGTCCTGCTTGGTCCCCCGAGGTGCCTACTGCAGACAAAAATTTGTCTTCTAAAGGAAAGGCGTCTAACCTGAGTCTCTCTGGGTCGCTGTGCTGTAAACACAAGCCCAGCTCCACATCTCTGCTGTCACCACCCCGCCAAAATGCCTTTCAACTCAGGCCATTTACTGAGACCAGACATTTCCTTTACTCCAGGGGAGATGGCCAAGAGCGTCTAAACCCCTCGTTCCTACTCAGCAACCTCCAGCCTAACTTGACTGGGGCCAGGAGACTGGTGGAGATCATCTTTCTGGGCTCAAGGCCTAGGACATCAGGACCACTCTGCAGGACACACCGTCTATCGCGTCGATACTGGCAGATGCGGCCCCTGTTCCAACAGCTGCTGGTGAACCATGCAGAGTGCCAATATGTCAGACTCCTCAGGTCACATTGCAGCTTTCGAACAGCAAACCGACAGGTGACAGATGCCTTGAACACCAGCCCAACGCACCTCATGGATTTGCTCCGCCTGCACAGCAGTCCCTGGCAGGTATATGGTTTTCTTCGGGCCTGTCTCTGCAAGGTGGTGTCTGCTAGTCTCTGGGGTACCAGGCACAATGAGCGCCGCTTCTTTAAGAACTTAAAGAAGTTCATCTCGTTGGGGAAGTACGGCAAGTTATCCCTGCAGGAACTGATGTGGAAGATGAAAGTAGAGGATTGCCACTGGCTCCGCAGCAGCCCAG GGAAGGACTGTGTCCCCGCTGCAGAGCACCGTCTGAGGGAGAGGATCCTGGCTACGTTCCTGTTCTGGCTGATGGACACATACGTGGTACAGCTGCTTAGGTCATTCTTTTACATCACAGAGAGCACATTCCAGAAGAACAGGCTCCTCTTCTACCGTAAGAGTGTGTGGAGCAAGCTGCAGAGCATTGGAATCAG GCAACACCTTGAGAGAGTGCGGCTACGGGAGCTGACACAAGAGGAGGTCAGGCATCACCAGGACACCTGGCTAGCCATGCCCATCTGCAGACTGCGCTTCATCCCCAAGCCCAACGGTCTGCGGCCCATTGTGAACATGAGTTATAGCATGGGTACCAGAGCTTTGGGCAGAAGGAAGCAG GCCCAGCATTTCACCCAGCGTCTCAAGACTCTCTTCAGCATGCTCAACTATGAGCGGACAAAACATCCTCACCTTATGGGGTCTTCTGTACTGGGTATGAATGACATCTACAGGACCTGGCGGGCCTTCGTGCTGCGTGTGCGTGCTCTGGACCAGACACCCAGGATGTACTTTGTTAAG GCAGATGTGGCCGGGGCCTACGATGCCATCCCCCAGGGTAAGCTTGTGGAGGTTGTTGCCAATATGATCAGGCACTCAGAGAGCACGTACTGTATCCGCCAGTATGCAGTGGTCCGGAGAGATAGCCAAGGCCAAGTCCACAAGTCCTTTAGGAGACAG GTCACCACCCTCTCTGACCTCCAGCCATACATGGGCCAGTTCCTTAAGCATCTGCAGGACTCAGATGCCAGTGCACTGAGGAACTCCGTTGTCATCGAGCAG AGCATCTCTATGAATGAGAGCAGTAGCAGCCTGTTCGACTTCTTCCTGCACTTCCTGCGTCACAGTGTTGTAAAGATTGGTGACAG gtGCTATACGCAGTGCCAGGGCATCCCCCAGGGCTCCAGCCTATCCACCCTGCTCTGCAGTCTGTGTTTCGGAGACATGGAGAACAAGCTGTTTGCTGAGGTGCAGCGGGATGG GTTGCTTTTACGTTTTATTGATGACTTTCTGTTGGTGACGCCTCACTTGGACCAAGCAAAAGCCTTCCTCAG CACCCTGGTCCGTGGCGTTCCTGAGTATGGGTGCATGATAAACTTGCAGAAGACAGTGGTGAACTTCCCTGTGGAGACTGGTGCCCTGGGTGGTGCAGCTCCATACCAGCTGCCTGCTCACTGCCTGTTTCCCTGGTGTGGCTTGCTGCTGGACACTCAGACGTTGGAGGTGTTCTGTGACTACTCAGG TTATGCCCAGACCTCAATTAAGACGAGCCTCACCTTCCAGAGTGTCTTCAAGGCTGGGAAGACCATGCGGAACAAGCTCCTGTCGGTCTTGCGGTTGAAGTGTCACGGGCTATTTCTAGACTTGCAG GTGAACAGCCTCCAGACAGTCTGCATCAATATATAcaagatcttcctgcttcaggccTACAG GTTCCATGCATGTGTGATTCAGCTTCCCTTTGACCAGCATGTTAGGAAGAACCTCACATTCTTTCTGGGCATCATCGCCAGCCAAGCATCCTGCTGCTATGCTATCCTGAAGGTCAAGAATCCAG GAATGACACTAAAGGCCAAGGGTGCCTCTGGCTCCTTTCCTCCTGAAGCCGCACATTGGCTCTGCTACCAGGCCTTCCTGCTCAAGCTGGCTGCTCATTCTGTCATCTACAAATGTCTCCTGGGACCTCTGAGGACAG CCCAAAAACAGCTGTGCCGGAAGCTCCCAGAGGTGACAATGACCATCCTTAAAGCTGCAGCTGACCCAGCCCTAAGCACAGACTTTCAGACCATTTTGGACTAA
- the Tert gene encoding telomerase reverse transcriptase isoform X1 has product MTRAPRCPAVRSLLRSRYREVWPLATFVRRLGPEGRRLVQPGDPKIYRTLVAQCLVCVPWGSQPPPADLSFHQVSSLKELVARVVQRLCERNERNVLAFGFELLNEARGGPPMAFTSSVRSYLPNTVIETLRVSGAWMLLLSRVGDDLLVYLLAHCALYLLVPPSCAYQVCGSPLYQICATTDIWPSVSASYRPTRPVGRNVTNLRFLQQIKSSSHQEAPKPLALPSRGTKRHSSLTSTSVPSAKKARCYPAPRVEEGPHRQVVPTPSGKSWVPSPAWSPEVPTADKNLSSKGKASNLSLSGSLCCKHKPSSTSLLSPPRQNAFQLRPFTETRHFLYSRGDGQERLNPSFLLSNLQPNLTGARRLVEIIFLGSRPRTSGPLCRTHRLSRRYWQMRPLFQQLLVNHAECQYVRLLRSHCSFRTANRQVTDALNTSPTHLMDLLRLHSSPWQVYGFLRACLCKVVSASLWGTRHNERRFFKNLKKFISLGKYGKLSLQELMWKMKVEDCHWLRSSPGKDCVPAAEHRLRERILATFLFWLMDTYVVQLLRSFFYITESTFQKNRLLFYRKSVWSKLQSIGIRQHLERVRLRELTQEEVRHHQDTWLAMPICRLRFIPKPNGLRPIVNMSYSMGTRALGRRKQAQHFTQRLKTLFSMLNYERTKHPHLMGSSVLGMNDIYRTWRAFVLRVRALDQTPRMYFVKADVAGAYDAIPQGKLVEVVANMIRHSESTYCIRQYAVVRRDSQGQVHKSFRRQVTTLSDLQPYMGQFLKHLQDSDASALRNSVVIEQSISMNESSSSLFDFFLHFLRHSVVKIGDRCYTQCQGIPQGSSLSTLLCSLCFGDMENKLFAEVQRDGLLLRFIDDFLLVTPHLDQAKAFLSTLVRGVPEYGCMINLQKTVVNFPVETGALGGAAPYQLPAHCLFPWCGLLLDTQTLEVFCDYSGYAQTSIKTSLTFQSVFKAGKTMRNKLLSVLRLKCHGLFLDLQVNSLQTVCINIYKIFLLQAYRASSCPLWLLPRFHACVIQLPFDQHVRKNLTFFLGIIASQASCCYAILKVKNPGMTLKAKGASGSFPPEAAHWLCYQAFLLKLAAHSVIYKCLLGPLRTAQKQLCRKLPEVTMTILKAAADPALSTDFQTILD; this is encoded by the exons ATGACCCGCGCTCCTCGTTGCCCCGCGGTGCGCTCTCTGCTGCGCAGCCGATACCGGGAGGTGTGGCCGCTGGCAACCTTTGTGCGGCGCCTGGGGCCGGAGGGCAGGCGGCTTGTGCAGCCCGGGGACCCGAAGATCTACCGCACTTTGGTTGCCCAATGCCTAGTGTGCGTGCCCTGGGGCTCACAGCCTCCACCTGCCGACCTTTCCTTCCACCAG GTGTCATCCCTGAAAGAGCTGGTGGCCAGGGTTGTGCAGAGACTCTGCGAGCGCAACGAGAGGAACGTGCTGGCTTTTGGCTTTGAGCTGCTTAACGAGGCCAGAGGCGGGCCTCCCATGGCCTTCACTAGTAGCGTGCGTAGCTACTTGCCCAACACTGTTATTGAGACCCTGCGTGTCAGTGGTGCATGGATGCTACTGTTGAGCCGAGTGGGTGACGACCTGCTGGTCTACCTGCTGGCACACTGTGCTCTTTACCTTCTGGTGCCCCCAAGCTGTGCCTACCAGGTGTGTGGGTCTCCCCTGTACCAAATTTGTGCCACCACGGATATCTGGCCCTCTGTGTCCGCTAGTTACAGGCCCACTCGACCCGTGGGCAGGAATGTCACAAACCTTAGGTTCTTACAACAGATCAAGAGCAGTAGTCACCAGGAAGCACCGAAACCCCTGGCCTTGCCATCGAGAGGTACGAAGAGGCATTCGAGTCTCACCAGTACAAGTGTGCCTTCAGCTAAGAAGGCCAGATGCTATCCTGCCCCGAGAGTGGAGGAGGGACCCCACAGGCAGGTGGTACCAACCCCATCAGGCAAATCATGGGTGCCAAGTCCTGCTTGGTCCCCCGAGGTGCCTACTGCAGACAAAAATTTGTCTTCTAAAGGAAAGGCGTCTAACCTGAGTCTCTCTGGGTCGCTGTGCTGTAAACACAAGCCCAGCTCCACATCTCTGCTGTCACCACCCCGCCAAAATGCCTTTCAACTCAGGCCATTTACTGAGACCAGACATTTCCTTTACTCCAGGGGAGATGGCCAAGAGCGTCTAAACCCCTCGTTCCTACTCAGCAACCTCCAGCCTAACTTGACTGGGGCCAGGAGACTGGTGGAGATCATCTTTCTGGGCTCAAGGCCTAGGACATCAGGACCACTCTGCAGGACACACCGTCTATCGCGTCGATACTGGCAGATGCGGCCCCTGTTCCAACAGCTGCTGGTGAACCATGCAGAGTGCCAATATGTCAGACTCCTCAGGTCACATTGCAGCTTTCGAACAGCAAACCGACAGGTGACAGATGCCTTGAACACCAGCCCAACGCACCTCATGGATTTGCTCCGCCTGCACAGCAGTCCCTGGCAGGTATATGGTTTTCTTCGGGCCTGTCTCTGCAAGGTGGTGTCTGCTAGTCTCTGGGGTACCAGGCACAATGAGCGCCGCTTCTTTAAGAACTTAAAGAAGTTCATCTCGTTGGGGAAGTACGGCAAGTTATCCCTGCAGGAACTGATGTGGAAGATGAAAGTAGAGGATTGCCACTGGCTCCGCAGCAGCCCAG GGAAGGACTGTGTCCCCGCTGCAGAGCACCGTCTGAGGGAGAGGATCCTGGCTACGTTCCTGTTCTGGCTGATGGACACATACGTGGTACAGCTGCTTAGGTCATTCTTTTACATCACAGAGAGCACATTCCAGAAGAACAGGCTCCTCTTCTACCGTAAGAGTGTGTGGAGCAAGCTGCAGAGCATTGGAATCAG GCAACACCTTGAGAGAGTGCGGCTACGGGAGCTGACACAAGAGGAGGTCAGGCATCACCAGGACACCTGGCTAGCCATGCCCATCTGCAGACTGCGCTTCATCCCCAAGCCCAACGGTCTGCGGCCCATTGTGAACATGAGTTATAGCATGGGTACCAGAGCTTTGGGCAGAAGGAAGCAG GCCCAGCATTTCACCCAGCGTCTCAAGACTCTCTTCAGCATGCTCAACTATGAGCGGACAAAACATCCTCACCTTATGGGGTCTTCTGTACTGGGTATGAATGACATCTACAGGACCTGGCGGGCCTTCGTGCTGCGTGTGCGTGCTCTGGACCAGACACCCAGGATGTACTTTGTTAAG GCAGATGTGGCCGGGGCCTACGATGCCATCCCCCAGGGTAAGCTTGTGGAGGTTGTTGCCAATATGATCAGGCACTCAGAGAGCACGTACTGTATCCGCCAGTATGCAGTGGTCCGGAGAGATAGCCAAGGCCAAGTCCACAAGTCCTTTAGGAGACAG GTCACCACCCTCTCTGACCTCCAGCCATACATGGGCCAGTTCCTTAAGCATCTGCAGGACTCAGATGCCAGTGCACTGAGGAACTCCGTTGTCATCGAGCAG AGCATCTCTATGAATGAGAGCAGTAGCAGCCTGTTCGACTTCTTCCTGCACTTCCTGCGTCACAGTGTTGTAAAGATTGGTGACAG gtGCTATACGCAGTGCCAGGGCATCCCCCAGGGCTCCAGCCTATCCACCCTGCTCTGCAGTCTGTGTTTCGGAGACATGGAGAACAAGCTGTTTGCTGAGGTGCAGCGGGATGG GTTGCTTTTACGTTTTATTGATGACTTTCTGTTGGTGACGCCTCACTTGGACCAAGCAAAAGCCTTCCTCAG CACCCTGGTCCGTGGCGTTCCTGAGTATGGGTGCATGATAAACTTGCAGAAGACAGTGGTGAACTTCCCTGTGGAGACTGGTGCCCTGGGTGGTGCAGCTCCATACCAGCTGCCTGCTCACTGCCTGTTTCCCTGGTGTGGCTTGCTGCTGGACACTCAGACGTTGGAGGTGTTCTGTGACTACTCAGG TTATGCCCAGACCTCAATTAAGACGAGCCTCACCTTCCAGAGTGTCTTCAAGGCTGGGAAGACCATGCGGAACAAGCTCCTGTCGGTCTTGCGGTTGAAGTGTCACGGGCTATTTCTAGACTTGCAG GTGAACAGCCTCCAGACAGTCTGCATCAATATATAcaagatcttcctgcttcaggccTACAG GGCCTCTTCCTGTCCACTGTGGCTCCTGCCCAGGTTCCATGCATGTGTGATTCAGCTTCCCTTTGACCAGCATGTTAGGAAGAACCTCACATTCTTTCTGGGCATCATCGCCAGCCAAGCATCCTGCTGCTATGCTATCCTGAAGGTCAAGAATCCAG GAATGACACTAAAGGCCAAGGGTGCCTCTGGCTCCTTTCCTCCTGAAGCCGCACATTGGCTCTGCTACCAGGCCTTCCTGCTCAAGCTGGCTGCTCATTCTGTCATCTACAAATGTCTCCTGGGACCTCTGAGGACAG CCCAAAAACAGCTGTGCCGGAAGCTCCCAGAGGTGACAATGACCATCCTTAAAGCTGCAGCTGACCCAGCCCTAAGCACAGACTTTCAGACCATTTTGGACTAA
- the Tert gene encoding telomerase reverse transcriptase isoform X3: MTRAPRCPAVRSLLRSRYREVWPLATFVRRLGPEGRRLVQPGDPKIYRTLVAQCLVCVPWGSQPPPADLSFHQVSSLKELVARVVQRLCERNERNVLAFGFELLNEARGGPPMAFTSSVRSYLPNTVIETLRVSGAWMLLLSRVGDDLLVYLLAHCALYLLVPPSCAYQVCGSPLYQICATTDIWPSVSASYRPTRPVGRNVTNLRFLQQIKSSSHQEAPKPLALPSRGTKRHSSLTSTSVPSAKKARCYPAPRVEEGPHRQVVPTPSGKSWVPSPAWSPEVPTADKNLSSKGKASNLSLSGSLCCKHKPSSTSLLSPPRQNAFQLRPFTETRHFLYSRGDGQERLNPSFLLSNLQPNLTGARRLVEIIFLGSRPRTSGPLCRTHRLSRRYWQMRPLFQQLLVNHAECQYVRLLRSHCSFRTANRQVTDALNTSPTHLMDLLRLHSSPWQVYGFLRACLCKVVSASLWGTRHNERRFFKNLKKFISLGKYGKLSLQELMWKMKVEDCHWLRSSPGKDCVPAAEHRLRERILATFLFWLMDTYVVQLLRSFFYITESTFQKNRLLFYRKSVWSKLQSIGIRQHLERVRLRELTQEEVRHHQDTWLAMPICRLRFIPKPNGLRPIVNMSYSMGTRALGRRKQAQHFTQRLKTLFSMLNYERTKHPHLMGSSVLGMNDIYRTWRAFVLRVRALDQTPRMYFVKADVAGAYDAIPQGKLVEVVANMIRHSESTYCIRQYAVVRRDSQGQVHKSFRRQVTTLSDLQPYMGQFLKHLQDSDASALRNSVVIEQSISMNESSSSLFDFFLHFLRHSVVKIGDRCYTQCQGIPQGSSLSTLLCSLCFGDMENKLFAEVQRDGLLLRFIDDFLLVTPHLDQAKAFLSTLVRGVPEYGCMINLQKTVVNFPVETGALGGAAPYQLPAHCLFPWCGLLLDTQTLEVFCDYSGVSSRLGRPCGTSSCRSCG; this comes from the exons ATGACCCGCGCTCCTCGTTGCCCCGCGGTGCGCTCTCTGCTGCGCAGCCGATACCGGGAGGTGTGGCCGCTGGCAACCTTTGTGCGGCGCCTGGGGCCGGAGGGCAGGCGGCTTGTGCAGCCCGGGGACCCGAAGATCTACCGCACTTTGGTTGCCCAATGCCTAGTGTGCGTGCCCTGGGGCTCACAGCCTCCACCTGCCGACCTTTCCTTCCACCAG GTGTCATCCCTGAAAGAGCTGGTGGCCAGGGTTGTGCAGAGACTCTGCGAGCGCAACGAGAGGAACGTGCTGGCTTTTGGCTTTGAGCTGCTTAACGAGGCCAGAGGCGGGCCTCCCATGGCCTTCACTAGTAGCGTGCGTAGCTACTTGCCCAACACTGTTATTGAGACCCTGCGTGTCAGTGGTGCATGGATGCTACTGTTGAGCCGAGTGGGTGACGACCTGCTGGTCTACCTGCTGGCACACTGTGCTCTTTACCTTCTGGTGCCCCCAAGCTGTGCCTACCAGGTGTGTGGGTCTCCCCTGTACCAAATTTGTGCCACCACGGATATCTGGCCCTCTGTGTCCGCTAGTTACAGGCCCACTCGACCCGTGGGCAGGAATGTCACAAACCTTAGGTTCTTACAACAGATCAAGAGCAGTAGTCACCAGGAAGCACCGAAACCCCTGGCCTTGCCATCGAGAGGTACGAAGAGGCATTCGAGTCTCACCAGTACAAGTGTGCCTTCAGCTAAGAAGGCCAGATGCTATCCTGCCCCGAGAGTGGAGGAGGGACCCCACAGGCAGGTGGTACCAACCCCATCAGGCAAATCATGGGTGCCAAGTCCTGCTTGGTCCCCCGAGGTGCCTACTGCAGACAAAAATTTGTCTTCTAAAGGAAAGGCGTCTAACCTGAGTCTCTCTGGGTCGCTGTGCTGTAAACACAAGCCCAGCTCCACATCTCTGCTGTCACCACCCCGCCAAAATGCCTTTCAACTCAGGCCATTTACTGAGACCAGACATTTCCTTTACTCCAGGGGAGATGGCCAAGAGCGTCTAAACCCCTCGTTCCTACTCAGCAACCTCCAGCCTAACTTGACTGGGGCCAGGAGACTGGTGGAGATCATCTTTCTGGGCTCAAGGCCTAGGACATCAGGACCACTCTGCAGGACACACCGTCTATCGCGTCGATACTGGCAGATGCGGCCCCTGTTCCAACAGCTGCTGGTGAACCATGCAGAGTGCCAATATGTCAGACTCCTCAGGTCACATTGCAGCTTTCGAACAGCAAACCGACAGGTGACAGATGCCTTGAACACCAGCCCAACGCACCTCATGGATTTGCTCCGCCTGCACAGCAGTCCCTGGCAGGTATATGGTTTTCTTCGGGCCTGTCTCTGCAAGGTGGTGTCTGCTAGTCTCTGGGGTACCAGGCACAATGAGCGCCGCTTCTTTAAGAACTTAAAGAAGTTCATCTCGTTGGGGAAGTACGGCAAGTTATCCCTGCAGGAACTGATGTGGAAGATGAAAGTAGAGGATTGCCACTGGCTCCGCAGCAGCCCAG GGAAGGACTGTGTCCCCGCTGCAGAGCACCGTCTGAGGGAGAGGATCCTGGCTACGTTCCTGTTCTGGCTGATGGACACATACGTGGTACAGCTGCTTAGGTCATTCTTTTACATCACAGAGAGCACATTCCAGAAGAACAGGCTCCTCTTCTACCGTAAGAGTGTGTGGAGCAAGCTGCAGAGCATTGGAATCAG GCAACACCTTGAGAGAGTGCGGCTACGGGAGCTGACACAAGAGGAGGTCAGGCATCACCAGGACACCTGGCTAGCCATGCCCATCTGCAGACTGCGCTTCATCCCCAAGCCCAACGGTCTGCGGCCCATTGTGAACATGAGTTATAGCATGGGTACCAGAGCTTTGGGCAGAAGGAAGCAG GCCCAGCATTTCACCCAGCGTCTCAAGACTCTCTTCAGCATGCTCAACTATGAGCGGACAAAACATCCTCACCTTATGGGGTCTTCTGTACTGGGTATGAATGACATCTACAGGACCTGGCGGGCCTTCGTGCTGCGTGTGCGTGCTCTGGACCAGACACCCAGGATGTACTTTGTTAAG GCAGATGTGGCCGGGGCCTACGATGCCATCCCCCAGGGTAAGCTTGTGGAGGTTGTTGCCAATATGATCAGGCACTCAGAGAGCACGTACTGTATCCGCCAGTATGCAGTGGTCCGGAGAGATAGCCAAGGCCAAGTCCACAAGTCCTTTAGGAGACAG GTCACCACCCTCTCTGACCTCCAGCCATACATGGGCCAGTTCCTTAAGCATCTGCAGGACTCAGATGCCAGTGCACTGAGGAACTCCGTTGTCATCGAGCAG AGCATCTCTATGAATGAGAGCAGTAGCAGCCTGTTCGACTTCTTCCTGCACTTCCTGCGTCACAGTGTTGTAAAGATTGGTGACAG gtGCTATACGCAGTGCCAGGGCATCCCCCAGGGCTCCAGCCTATCCACCCTGCTCTGCAGTCTGTGTTTCGGAGACATGGAGAACAAGCTGTTTGCTGAGGTGCAGCGGGATGG GTTGCTTTTACGTTTTATTGATGACTTTCTGTTGGTGACGCCTCACTTGGACCAAGCAAAAGCCTTCCTCAG CACCCTGGTCCGTGGCGTTCCTGAGTATGGGTGCATGATAAACTTGCAGAAGACAGTGGTGAACTTCCCTGTGGAGACTGGTGCCCTGGGTGGTGCAGCTCCATACCAGCTGCCTGCTCACTGCCTGTTTCCCTGGTGTGGCTTGCTGCTGGACACTCAGACGTTGGAGGTGTTCTGTGACTACTCAGG AGTGTCTTCAAGGCTGGGAAGACCATGCGGAACAAGCTCCTGTCGGTCTTGCGGTTGA